Proteins from a single region of Methanobacterium sp. Maddingley MBC34:
- a CDS encoding thiol:disulfide interchange protein (PFAM: Thioredoxin) has protein sequence MNKYFIWISAIIIALLMVGVVVSGLSSKKTETNTSSSLQWGTDLNQAMQEAKATNKGIYVDFYADWCAYCREMDEVTYADPQVKEKLTQNYVLVKVDVDKDSDISSKYQAYSLPTMIILDSNGNQIKRIIGYQTPDQLLSEI, from the coding sequence ATGAATAAATATTTTATTTGGATATCTGCCATTATAATAGCATTGTTAATGGTAGGGGTTGTTGTTTCAGGGTTATCCAGTAAAAAAACAGAAACAAATACTTCATCTTCCCTCCAATGGGGTACTGATCTAAATCAGGCAATGCAAGAGGCAAAAGCAACCAACAAAGGCATATATGTGGATTTTTATGCAGACTGGTGTGCATACTGCCGGGAGATGGATGAAGTAACCTATGCAGATCCGCAGGTTAAAGAAAAATTAACCCAAAATTATGTGTTGGTAAAGGTAGATGTGGATAAAGACTCTGATATAAGTTCAAAATACCAGGCTTACAGTCTCCCCACCATGATAATACTGGACTCTAATGGTAACCAGATAAAGAGGATAATCGGGTATCAGACCCCGGATCAACTTTTAAGTGAGATTTAG